A region of Bacteroidota bacterium DNA encodes the following proteins:
- a CDS encoding AI-2E family transporter, which produces MRLNHDQLKQAGFLLVLSALAILLFWFLNIFLPAFLGAIVFYILLRRPFFYLNRKIKWKWNIYLNSTLLILLSFLVLVLPVLLVSLMLSDRVGYIIHHYEEILQLIVSWANQAQQYWGMNLLSGETVAKLSEIAAKALPGLVSATAGAMADIFILYFLLYFMLINAEKFERIVRDNLPFKDGNDQLLLTELKSQTLSNTIGIPILATLQAFTAWIGYWVIGLPEPFFWGIITGLMSVLPLVGTAVVWIPLTIFLYASGHPVQGIAIGLYGAIVITNIDNVFRFVVQKKLGDVHPLITFFGVLFGLQVFGLVGIIFGPLLISYFILLLKIYRKEYLE; this is translated from the coding sequence ATGCGCCTAAATCACGACCAACTCAAGCAAGCCGGATTCCTTTTAGTTCTTTCGGCATTGGCCATTCTCCTCTTCTGGTTTTTGAATATTTTTCTCCCCGCCTTTCTGGGAGCCATTGTTTTCTATATCCTACTCCGGCGGCCGTTTTTTTATCTTAACCGGAAGATAAAATGGAAGTGGAATATTTATCTCAATAGCACCTTGTTGATTTTGCTTTCGTTTCTCGTACTCGTTCTTCCGGTACTTCTGGTATCCCTCATGTTGTCCGACAGGGTGGGCTACATTATCCATCATTACGAAGAGATACTTCAACTGATAGTATCGTGGGCGAATCAGGCTCAGCAATATTGGGGAATGAATTTACTTTCTGGAGAAACTGTAGCGAAACTTAGCGAAATCGCGGCGAAGGCATTGCCAGGGCTAGTATCAGCCACTGCAGGTGCTATGGCAGATATTTTTATTTTATATTTTCTTCTGTATTTCATGCTCATCAACGCGGAAAAATTTGAGCGTATAGTGCGAGACAACTTGCCCTTTAAGGATGGCAACGATCAACTATTATTGACGGAATTGAAAAGCCAAACTTTGTCCAACACCATTGGCATACCTATTCTGGCTACACTACAGGCTTTCACTGCTTGGATAGGTTATTGGGTCATTGGGTTGCCGGAACCATTCTTCTGGGGAATTATCACCGGACTGATGAGCGTACTGCCTTTAGTTGGCACCGCAGTTGTATGGATACCACTCACTATCTTTCTATACGCCTCCGGACACCCCGTACAGGGCATCGCGATAGGCTTGTATGGAGCGATTGTGATCACCAATATTGACAATGTGTTTCGATTCGTAGTACAGAAAAAGTTGGGAGATGTCCATCCGCTCATTACTTTTTTTGGAGTCCTCTTTGGATTACAAGTGTTCGGACTGGTTGGTATTATATTCGGCCCCCTGCTGATTTCGTATTTTATCCTGCTTCTGAAAATTTACAGAAAAGAATATTTGGAATAA
- a CDS encoding gliding motility protein GldL, with translation MKNKYAVIIFLVGSMLAVIGALFKMMHWPYANTALLSAMSLQVLGGFIFIIKLFFTEKGKDFLKS, from the coding sequence ATGAAAAATAAATATGCGGTCATTATTTTTCTGGTGGGCAGCATGCTGGCGGTAATTGGTGCGCTCTTCAAAATGATGCACTGGCCTTATGCTAACACCGCTTTACTTAGCGCCATGTCCTTACAAGTACTGGGAGGGTTTATATTTATTATCAAATTGTTTTTCACCGAAAAAGGCAAAGACTTTTTAAAATCTTAG
- a CDS encoding carboxylesterase family protein, which translates to MRFLLTSSLIFLLSSLCFSQSNYCIPNRFGEATYFDTSEIAVQQNVVYGNAYNQYTKVNEDLKMDIYYPKMEVDLLPKRPFILYIHGGGFLEGDKNSGNYKCTQWAQRGYVTASVNYRMGWACATTAAAALCWCNDGAGLKIAAYEAVQDARASLRFLNTHAAEYGIDSDYFFISGESAGSITALLTAYINQTEADSFDVGLHSVLGPIDSSGNVDPQGYHLRGIINSCGALTDTSIIGAEEVLPTISFHDEKDCLVPYKKNLLLNCTGTCYSFFGAMGSSLVHQKTQSLGVCSKLYEVAGSGSHCSFPQDQLVEKSSCFLRGILCNDCQSGFSINPYDTVPCQQDLATTVTEVSSETGIASLNIYPNPSQGESVLLVFELECSQNISISFVDILGREVWRRNSLLEKGRHTIPVDVHHLSFGVNYCVLRTASGSRSTIVVRN; encoded by the coding sequence ATGAGATTTCTGCTCACTTCCTCGTTGATTTTTCTGTTGTCGTCCTTATGTTTTTCTCAATCAAACTATTGTATCCCCAACCGATTTGGCGAAGCAACCTATTTCGATACAAGTGAAATAGCAGTTCAACAAAATGTTGTTTATGGCAATGCCTACAACCAGTACACGAAGGTAAATGAAGATTTGAAGATGGATATTTATTATCCAAAAATGGAAGTAGATCTATTACCCAAACGGCCATTCATTCTTTACATACACGGCGGCGGATTCTTAGAAGGTGATAAAAACAGCGGAAATTACAAGTGTACTCAATGGGCTCAAAGAGGCTATGTTACGGCTAGCGTAAACTACCGTATGGGCTGGGCATGTGCTACGACTGCAGCCGCTGCCTTATGTTGGTGCAACGACGGTGCCGGCCTTAAGATAGCAGCCTATGAAGCGGTACAGGATGCCAGAGCTTCATTGCGCTTTCTCAATACACATGCAGCCGAATATGGTATTGACTCTGATTACTTTTTCATATCGGGAGAAAGCGCCGGTTCGATCACCGCATTGCTCACCGCATACATCAATCAAACAGAGGCAGATTCGTTTGACGTTGGGCTTCATTCAGTCTTAGGACCGATTGATTCATCCGGGAATGTCGATCCGCAAGGCTATCATTTACGCGGTATTATTAATAGTTGTGGTGCGCTCACTGATACCTCCATTATAGGTGCAGAGGAGGTCTTACCCACCATATCTTTTCATGATGAAAAGGATTGTTTAGTCCCTTATAAAAAGAATTTATTACTGAACTGTACCGGTACCTGCTATAGTTTCTTTGGGGCTATGGGATCAAGTTTGGTGCACCAAAAAACACAATCGCTGGGTGTATGTAGCAAGTTATATGAAGTAGCAGGCTCTGGTAGCCACTGCTCCTTTCCTCAAGATCAATTAGTGGAAAAATCAAGCTGCTTTCTGCGGGGTATTTTGTGTAATGACTGCCAGTCAGGATTTAGTATAAATCCATACGATACCGTCCCTTGTCAGCAAGATTTGGCAACGACTGTAACCGAAGTGTCATCCGAAACTGGAATCGCATCTTTAAATATTTATCCCAATCCCAGTCAGGGTGAAAGTGTCTTGCTTGTCTTCGAGCTGGAATGTTCGCAAAATATTTCAATCTCTTTCGTTGATATTTTAGGCCGGGAAGTGTGGCGTCGTAATAGCTTACTTGAAAAAGGAAGACATACCATACCGGTTGATGTTCATCATTTATCTTTCGGCGTCAATTACTGTGTGCTTCGCACAGCCTCCGGCTCTCGCTCTACCATTGTAGTTAGGAATTGA